From a region of the Georgenia yuyongxinii genome:
- a CDS encoding transaldolase family protein: MAATPLMPLTYRLRSLGLPIVPGEEDDVHRVLDQPLAAETFRELEGAARHVGVTAEFREVVGYFGTPAGHTPPGFRLALNLEADGLLAIDLVRDISYDTDGTLRPTNVLFSADSANPYEIAPIAGLIANLTCNPGIIYDLFLNNPEANVDGTFHTREEVMAEIGRILGPGCDVCVELNNPFEADFGKILEEAERFRQILSRWRVVIKVPHTGPVNDANVGQLLSGDKHLDRRWWEPATADALRGHNLALKLREHGFRVNFTLMFEPYQAQLALQARPYFINSFIRHRLMQSTKMIELLDDFAESRDDGVLVTLRDYLIQNDYLARTDTDFPLQECRRMAEQLVTYRQARTPEGRDGLDSVRHNLRVLRETNLPDTRLIVCSMEGERNYPEVDKLLASDEFCDMSRRVVVTAEPGYLARFTSTNQVVSYQRRFMTAAQGH; this comes from the coding sequence ATGGCCGCGACACCGCTCATGCCCCTCACCTACCGGCTGCGCTCGCTGGGCCTGCCGATCGTGCCCGGCGAGGAGGACGACGTCCACCGGGTGCTGGACCAACCCCTGGCCGCGGAGACCTTCCGCGAGCTGGAGGGCGCCGCCCGGCACGTCGGGGTGACGGCGGAGTTCAGAGAGGTCGTCGGCTACTTCGGCACGCCGGCGGGGCACACACCCCCGGGGTTCCGGCTCGCCCTGAACCTCGAGGCGGACGGGCTCCTCGCGATCGACCTCGTCCGGGACATCTCCTACGACACCGACGGCACGCTACGTCCCACCAACGTCCTGTTCTCCGCCGACAGCGCCAACCCCTACGAGATCGCGCCGATCGCCGGGCTGATCGCGAACCTCACCTGCAACCCCGGCATCATCTACGACCTCTTTCTCAACAACCCCGAGGCCAACGTCGACGGCACCTTCCACACGCGCGAGGAGGTCATGGCCGAGATCGGCCGCATCCTGGGCCCTGGCTGCGACGTGTGCGTGGAGCTCAACAACCCGTTCGAGGCGGACTTCGGCAAGATCCTGGAGGAGGCCGAGCGGTTCCGGCAGATCCTGTCGCGCTGGCGGGTGGTGATCAAGGTGCCGCACACCGGACCGGTCAACGACGCCAACGTCGGCCAGCTCCTCAGCGGCGACAAGCACCTGGACCGGCGGTGGTGGGAGCCGGCGACGGCGGACGCCCTCCGCGGGCACAACCTCGCCCTGAAGCTGCGCGAGCACGGCTTCCGGGTGAACTTCACGCTCATGTTCGAGCCGTACCAGGCCCAGCTGGCGCTGCAGGCGCGGCCCTACTTCATCAACAGCTTCATCCGGCACCGCCTCATGCAGTCCACGAAGATGATCGAGCTGCTCGACGACTTCGCCGAGAGCCGGGACGACGGCGTGCTCGTCACCCTGCGCGACTACCTGATCCAGAACGACTACCTGGCCCGCACGGACACCGACTTCCCCCTTCAGGAGTGCCGGCGCATGGCGGAGCAGCTGGTCACCTACCGCCAGGCCCGCACGCCCGAGGGCCGGGACGGCCTGGACTCCGTACGGCACAACCTGCGGGTGCTGCGCGAGACGAACCTGCCCGACACCCGCCTGATCGTCTGCTCCATGGAGGGCGAACGGAACTACCCCGAGGTCGACAAGCTGCTGGCCAGCGACGAGTTCTGCGACATGAGCCGCCGCGTGGTCGTGACGGCGGAGCCGGGCTACCTCGCGCGGTTCACGTCCACGAACCAGGTCGTCAGCTACCAGCGGCGCTTCATGACCGCCGCGCAGGGGCACTGA